AGATTGGCGTTTAGTCATTCCTGGGATAATGGCTTTGCTTACATAAAGCAGACCTTTGACATTAATATCCATCATAGCATCCCAATCGTCGGTATTACCTGTTTCTATAGGGTCAAGACCATGAGCATTCCCTGCATTATTTATTAAAATATCAATATTTTTAAAGGTATCTGGAAGCGAGGCAATGGCTTCAAACGTTTTGTTTTTATCGCGGACATCAAAATTTAAAGTATGTACATCGGTTTCTCGTGACAATGCTTCTTGAACAATGTCTAAACGCTTTTGTCGCCTACCACAAAGGATTAAATTGATGCCATGTTTAGCAAACTCATGTGCTGTTGCTCTGCCTATTCCGCTTGTTGCTCCAGTTATTAATGCTGTTTTTCTCATATTATTTTTTGAATTTATTATGGCACTTTGTGTCCTTGTGCTGCTACCAAAATCAAGAACCAATCTTCGAGTTCTAAATTTATTTTAGTAGCTTCCATAGCTTGTTTTAATCTTGTTTTGTTTGTAGTACCAACAACAGGTTTAATTCCAGAAGGATGTTTTAATAACCATGCTAACAAAAGTTGATCTTCAGTAGCATTATATTTCTCCATCAGATTGCCCAATTGTTTATGTATTCGTCTAGTTTGTTCAGTATCGTCTTTAAATACTGAGCCTAAAGGCGACCATGCCATTGGTGCTATACCATTACTTAACATGTAGTCTAATGTACCATCATGCATCGCTTGATGGGCTGTTAATGAAAATTCAATTTGGTTGACATCAATATCCATTCTTAGTCCTATCATATCCATTTGCGACGACGTAAAATTTGAAACACCAAAGTCTCTGATTTTTCCTTGTTTTTTGAGTTTAGAAATAGCTTCAGCAATTTCATTAGGCTGCATTAACGGGCTTGGACGATGTAGTAAAAGCATATCTAAATACTCAGTTTGAAGATGTTTTAAAGATTCTTCAACGGACCAAATGATGTATTCTTTACTGTAATCGTAATGCTTAACTTTATTAGAGCGATTATCACTCATGTACTGGATGCCGCATTTAGAAATCAGCTGGATATCTTCACGTTTTATTTCAGATTTTGTAAATGCTTTTCCAAACTCTGCTTCGGTAGTGTAGCCACCGTATATATCTGCATGGTCAAAGGTGGTTATGCCATTAGATATACAATGTTGCATAATAGCGGTCATCTCCTTAGTTGATAGTTGTTTTCCCCAAACACCCCAAGTCATTGTTCCACTAATTATTTTTGAATATTTTGTCATGTTTATACTGAATTAATAGCCTTGTAAAA
This DNA window, taken from Winogradskyella sp. PC-19, encodes the following:
- a CDS encoding SDR family NAD(P)-dependent oxidoreductase; this encodes MRKTALITGATSGIGRATAHEFAKHGINLILCGRRQKRLDIVQEALSRETDVHTLNFDVRDKNKTFEAIASLPDTFKNIDILINNAGNAHGLDPIETGNTDDWDAMMDINVKGLLYVSKAIIPGMTKRQSGHIINIGSSAGKEVYPKGNVYCASKHAVLAITEGMRIDLNPYGIKVSAVNPGLVETEFSEVRYKGASNANDTYKGYKALQAEDVAEVIHFAISRPAYVNIADVLMFCTAQASSTIVKKEI
- a CDS encoding aldo/keto reductase family oxidoreductase, which produces MTKYSKIISGTMTWGVWGKQLSTKEMTAIMQHCISNGITTFDHADIYGGYTTEAEFGKAFTKSEIKREDIQLISKCGIQYMSDNRSNKVKHYDYSKEYIIWSVEESLKHLQTEYLDMLLLHRPSPLMQPNEIAEAISKLKKQGKIRDFGVSNFTSSQMDMIGLRMDIDVNQIEFSLTAHQAMHDGTLDYMLSNGIAPMAWSPLGSVFKDDTEQTRRIHKQLGNLMEKYNATEDQLLLAWLLKHPSGIKPVVGTTNKTRLKQAMEATKINLELEDWFLILVAAQGHKVP